CAATTTAGCCGAAACAGATATTTAGCgaaagggaaagaaataaaaatctgtatcagaattccaagcaaccaagtacctggcattcattgattttcaaaaggccttcgattccgtgaaacataaagtgctctggcaggtgttgcggatgtatggcataccacagaagatcttaaacatcataaaatatctatatgatggctacaaatgttGCATACTCCAagagggaaatatgacagagcccataaacgtaacaactggagtccggcagggttgcatttcatcaccaacactttttctacttgttctaTACTCAGTTATGAGAAGAgccacagcaggcaggagacgaggaatccagtgcgGGTCCATGAaagtctggaggatttggattttgcagacgacatagttttattagctcaaaggctgactgatatgcaaacTAAATTAAACTTTCTGAAATAAGacgcagagactgctggcctcaagataaatacaggcaaaacaaaggaaatgagagtaaattaggGAACGTGAAGGTGCcactgttaataggtgagcagcgggtggagactgtgaactcattcctgtatctgggtagtgtagtgacggaagatggtggagccggagatgacgtgaaaaaccgcattcaaaggcaaatgctgcctttatacaattgtatccaatatggaaaaatagaaatatcacgtacaaaacaaaaatccgtatttttaatacaaatgagaaggctgtccttctgtacgccgcgcgggattagccgtgcggtctgaggcgctgcagtcatggactgtgcggctggtcccggcggaggttggagtcctccctcgggcatgggtgtgtgtgtttgttcttaggataatttaggttaagtagtgtgtaagcttagggactgatgaccttagcagttaagtcccataagatttcacacacatttgaacattttttttgtccttctgtacgccagtggaagctggaaaatggatgaaaagataacatcccagttacaaagcttcataaatagatgtcttggacgcatcatgaatatctggtggccagaaaaaaatatgtaatgaggagctctggcgaataacaaatcAGATAATTATAGAAGAAATggttcaacctgcgaccgtagcggtcccacggttccaggctgtggcgcctagaaccactcggccattccggctggcgccctatagaagaccagatacgagagagaatgtGGGGTTGGTCGGGGTACACCTTGGGAAAACcggatggagccatcgagaaaaaagcattggaatggaatccccagggaacaaggggcacatggaagaggacagtggaaggggaagcaaaaagagttggcaagacctgggcagaactgaggcaaatggccaaagacggATGGTGAGTTCTCCTGGATGCACTGTGCCCCCATAggaccaaaggaattaagtcaagtaaaTCAAATGACTTCGTGGTGTCCAAAATGCTTAactatatttcaaatggttcaaatggctctgagcactatgggactaaacttctgaggtcatcagtcccctagaacttagaactacttaaacctaactaacctaaggacatcacacacatccatgcccgaggcaggattcgaccctgcgaccgtagcaactatATTTGTTTTTGAGCAACTGTATGAAGCCTTTTAGTGGATTTAACTCGTCTGAAGGAGGCAACTAGTTGGCAAAACCAGTAATGTGAATGTTACTTAATTTTATCcactgtttttcagtgtttcgtccgcgactgttttactttcgtaaaatgaagaagaaaccgccttcagtcacaagttgcgtttatttactgcactatgcatttcgagccctggaggctcatcttcaggtgctttttagtgatttacatcagtttttttagttgtttgcatgttgatattacatttttgtgttacaacatggtatttgtagatataagtttaacagcgttaataatagttagtttcatattattaacgctgttaaacttatatctgcaatataccatgttgtaacacaaaaatgtaatatcaacaggcaaacaactaaaaaaccttatgtaaatcactaaaaagcacctgaagatgaacctccagggctcgaaatgcatagtgcagtaaataaacgcaacttgtgactgaaggcggtttgttcttcattttacgaatgtgaatatttttgttctatAAGCGATCCCAATGAATTATCGTCGAGCCAGTGGAAGCGTTACATTTATGACTGGCGCTGTTGCATTGCTGAAAGAGCGAGGGGCGAGCGCGAGTACTTACTGATGAGGGGCTCCCTGGAGCGCGTGACGGGCTGCGAGCAGACGGCGCCGCCGCACGTGGTGGCGCAGCACTTGAGCTGGCCGGGGCAGTGGCCGTCGTAGGCGCAGGTGCGCTCGCACACCAGCTGCGGCAGCGCGGGCGAGCACGCGCCAGGCTTCTCGTAGGCGCCGGCAGCCAGGGGCGCCAGCAGCAGGAGAGGCAAGAGCGCCAGGGGCAGGCGGGACGGCGACATGGCAAAGACAGATCGCCGCCGGCCGCCGCCGCCCCTTAATACCTGCGCCGCTTCCGCCGCAGGTCCCGCGTGCCTCTCCTTCCACACCGCGCTTGCTTCATCCAGTGCCCCCTCCCCAGCGGGCTCGATCGTCTCGCTGCAGTCGCTTCCAGCGAACTCCTCCCTACTTTTTTTCGACGGAGACGCTGCCGTCGGCATTCCCGACACGCCGGTGTGCAATCACTTTCCGACTCGCCCTATTAGGAAACGGGCCACGGAATTCAGTACATTCGCGTCTTACTCTTCTCGGATGACGTGGAAACCGTTGCATTTTGACGTCAGGTGGTTTCACGTAGTCGTATATCGCGTGCCAATCCGTCTAAGAAACGGACGTCCTCTGTGCAACCGACGAGGAAGGAAACGTATGGAAAAACTCAACTAAAAGGAGATATGGGATGATACGTGTTAAGATAAAAGTGAGTAACTTGCAAATACTGGAAggattttaaaagaaaaattgtAAGCACAGGTTAGAATATataggtgattcagctgcccctaccactgtcgttttatgcaacctgcaacgttaTAAGTGGCCTTTATTaaacacgcgcgagattttcatactccCTCGCTGGCTACGCGCGAGccattagtcctatagaaaaaaatgaatgggatctacttgtaggaaatttaatgtagtaaaattttttactgggatacgtttccgctggaggcggtattttttttagatattcgagaaaaacgtgcaaaactgaccttcaaacgcacccccacccccacactcaGCCCCCAGTGGTCAGtatttctagtacgttgttcatAGTACTCCCTCGTAATaccgtacaaaaatttgcgactacgcgAATTATTTCCTACGTTTGAccatttttggtcttcattgaaagGCCTTactacgccaccggcttagtcgagcactcacaaattgtaaaactgacgtttgtataaattttgagtaacagttttgtgaattttaacagcgtaaaataaacagttacattcgtcaggccttctgactacgaattTACTGTGTTTGTAAGGCTTAAGTTTCGATCCAATTGTCGACGTCATTAGTTTTAGCATAACGTTTACGAAAATCGTTTTCCGTTGATTACTCTCAAGAccatgtttaaattaataatgttaacgaagtagccgactatgctggtggcgtaatagcccaatcagtAGAGACCGAAAAAgtggaatatcgggaatagtttgtGCAATTGGAAATTTTTATACAGTCAtaagagggagtgccacgaacaacatactagaaagccTGACTGGTCAgggatgagtgtgtgtgtggggggggagggggggagggagaggggggaagctacgtttgaaggtcactttagtgtgtttttcttgactaactcgaaaaccgtggccttcatcagaatcagaatttaacttcattaaatttcctacaaaaggtccAGCCCATTTTTTTCTGTACGAGTTAATAATTTGCGCCTTAGAGAGCGAGAGAATAAGGAAATCTCTCTCGTTTGTTGATGAAGGCCAGGATAACATTGCGCACTGCATGAAACGATGgtatgggcagctgaatcatcctctACAGAACAATTAATTAAGGAGTTACTTTGAGATGCAGAGATTGGTACAAGAGCGTAAATCGTGGAGGGTTGAATCACACCACGGGAAAGACTAACGACCCCGAAATTAAATCTTTTTCTCCACATAGCGTATGTGTCCCAAAGCTTTATGTAAACCCATTGATGTGCTCTCAAAGACGCCATCCATTTAACTAATACCGTCTAGGAACTACCTTTGCTACCATTTCTgtgtttggctggttcaaatggctctgagcactatgggactcaactgccgtggtcatcagtcccctagaacttagaactacttaaacctaactaacctaaggacatcacacacatccatgcccgaggcaggattcgaacctgcgaccgcagcagtcgcacggttccggactgcgcgcctagaaccgcgagaccaccgcggccggctttctgtgtTTAAGGAGGTTTCTACTGCGTTATGATACtatgaaagagaaatttgtttccaTCATTCCTGAAGCGTGGTCAATATTTCTTCCCAGGTTTTTCGCCCTAATAATCTGGCATGATACAAACCCACGAATTGGACAGGTTTAATCCCGGACCTTTGAGCAGGCTAGTGAGGCAAATTCGCTTCAATTCTTACGAATCCTTATTTTGTGCACAggagctgagcggtcagcgcggctgactgccatgtCGAGTATCCGGGTTCTATCCTCGGTACTGCCAGGAAATTTTCCTCGGTGGCAGGACTGGAAcgaggtgcactcagtctcgtgaggccagctgaggagctacgtaGCCACGCAGAAGCGGCTTCAGGGCAGGAAAAccaacaatggccgggagagcggtgtgctgaccacacgaccctccagCGACGCCATTGGCACAGAATGACCCGGCGGTCGTTCGGTAGTCGGTTTACGAGTTTACTTTATTATCATCATCAACACTCCGTCTTTCATAGTTGAAATTTGGTGACACATCACACAATTCTTTTAACAGTCTGCCTCCATTTTTCCAGGTCTCCTGCATCTACGAGTAGCTGGCCCCATATCTGGCGTGTCTTCTCCTTTATGTGCTCTGTCCATCGTCTCGGTGGACTTCTCTTCAATCTTCTCTCTTCGACTTTGCCTTAGATGATCATCTTTTCCAAGTTATCCTCCTGTCGTCGAGTTATGTGGCCAAAGAACTGCAGGATTCGCTGGAAACAATTACTAGGCAAACTCTTATCGACCTTGAGTTCTCGAAGAATAGGTTTGTTGGTCCGTTTGTTCATCTATGATATTCTCAGCAAGGTCTTACATatccacatctcaaaagcatcaAGTCCTTGTTTCAGAGGCATAAGAGAAAACTGCAGCGCCATGTAAAGATAGCTCTATAGCTTTACAAAGCATCGTTCTGTCGCTTGGACATCCGAGTCATCTTCAGTAATTGACAAGGGTATCTTAGGACTGGTGCGAACACTGCACTTTAGACTTTAATGGTTTCTAtcagttaactagctgacaaaaccggcattgcccaggtattcattctgccaattttctaagaaacgaaaacaaaaaattaactgcgTTTGCAGTGAAGTATCGAaaacatttcatttccttttattcgtGAAAACAACTCTGAACTTATAAAACAGTCGTACAAcgaaatatgcaaaatgtacaaatgtataattgAGGTATCCTAATTAAAAAGCATAATTCTGACAGTTTCTGTGTGCTGGGTGCACTTGCTTCCGGTGTCTACAACAGGATTTTGTAAAACTCTCTATGGCAACGGCTCTCCTTAGTTCTGTAGGCGGCTGTCGTTCTCGCCTACAGCGTTTGCGCTTAACAATTGAAAGCTGTCCAAAGCCCTGCCAGAAGTCAGATATTTCCTTATCTTGATTCGACAGTAggtgtagtaaagaataaatgtattaaaacatcatgcatgatgaggCATTTTTTGACTAcctcaacgtttatgacgtcatatctcttgtttCATGAGTCATAATTTTGTATGTACACCGGTGTATGTGGGCACTGTCTGCAAAACGCATTTCGAGTAGATTTAGCAGAaaagtagtaataaatttaaacgttatgcacAACAACGCGACACAttttcaggcatctcagtgtttatgacgtcatatctcctgaactcacccccccaccccatgaaccatggaccttgccgttggtggggaggcttgcgtgcctcagcgatacagatagccgtaccgtagatgcaaccacaacagaggggtatctgttgagagtccagacaaacgtgaggttcctgaagaggggcagcagccttttcagtagttgcaggggcaacagtctggatgattgactgatcttctgaccttgtaacactaaccaaaccggccttgctgtgctggtactgcgaacggttgaaagcaaggggaaactacagccgtaatttttcccgagggcatgcagctttactgtatggttacatgatgatagcgtcctcttgggtaaaatattccggaggtaaaatagtcccccattcggatctccaggcggggagtTCTcagcaggacgtcgttatcaggagaaagaaaactggcgttcatcggatcggagcgtggaatgtcagatcccttaatcaggcaggtaggttaggaaaattaaaaagggaaatggataggttgaagctagatatagtggaaatttgtgaagttcggtggcaggaggaacaagacttctggtcaggtgtatacagggCTATaactacaatatcaaatagtagtaggtttaataatgaataaaacaataggagtgcgggaaagttactacaaacagcatagtgaacgaattatcgtggccaagatagatacggagcccatgcctaccacagtagtacaagtttatatgccaactagctccgcagatgacgaggagattgatgaaatgtatgatgaggtaaaagaaataatacagatagtgaaggtagacgaaaatttaattgtcattggTGGCTggatttcgatagtaggaaaaggaagagaaggaaacatagtaggcgaatatggaatgggggtaacgaatgaatgaaagaggaagccacctggttgaattttgaacagagcataacttaatcatagctaacacttgattcaagaatcatgaaagaaaggttgtatacgtggaagaggcctggagatactggaaggtttcagatagattatataatggtacgacagagatttaggaaacagcttttaaattgtaagacatttccaggggcagatgtggtctctgaccacaaactattggttatgaactatagattaaaattgaataaactgcaaaaaggtaggaatttaaggagatgtgacctggataaactgacaaaaccagaagttgtggagagtttcagggagagcattaggaaccGACTGACAAGAATGCAGGAAAGCAATACAATAgatgaagaattggtagctttgagagatgaaatagtgaaatcagcagaggatcaagtaggtaaaaagccaagggctggtacaaatccttgggtaactgaaaaaatattgaatttaattgatgaaaggagaaaatataaaaacgcagtaaatgaagcaggcaaaaaggaatacgaacatctcaaaaatgagatcgacaggaagtgcaaaactgctaagcaggcatggctagaggacaaatgtaagtatgtagaggcttatctcactagaggtaagatagatactgcctacaggaaaattaaagagacctttggagaaaagggaaccacttgtataaatatcaagagctcagatggaaagccagttctaagcaaagaagggaaagcagaaaggtggaaggagtatatagagggtctatacaagggtgatgtacttgaggacaatattatggaaatggaaatgtagatgaaaatgaaatggcagatatgatactgcgtgaagagtttgacagagcactgaaagatctaagtcagaacaaggccccgagagtagacaacattccaatagaactattgatagccttcggagagccagcctgacaaaattctaccatcagcAAGATACACAAGAcaagcgaaataccatcagacttcacgaagattaaaataattccaatcacaaagatatcaggtgatgacagatgtaaaaattaccaaactatcagtttaataagtcacggctgcaaaaaaataacacgaattctttacagacgaatggaaaaactggtacaagccgacctcggggaagatcactttggattccgtagaaatgttggaacacgtgaggcaatactgaccctacgacttatcttagaagatagattaaggaaaggcaaacctgcgtttccagacttagagaaagcttttgacaatgttgagtggaatactctctttcaaattctgaggtggcaggggtaaaatacagggagcgaaagagtatttacaatttgtacagaaactataagagtcgaggggcatgatagggaagcagtggttgggaagggagagagacggggttgtagcctatccactatattattaaatctgtatattgagcaagcggcaaagaaaacaaaagaaaaattcggagctggaactataatccatggagaagaaataaaacctttgaggttcgccgatgacattgtaattctgtcatagacagcacaggacctgaaagagcagttgaacagcatggacagagtcttgaaaggaggatataagatgaacatcaacaaaagcaaaacgaggataatggaatgtaatcgaattaaatcaggtgatgctgagggaattagattaggaaatgagacacttaaagtaatagattaattttgctatttgcggggaaaaataactgataatggtcgaagtagagaggatacaaaatgcagactggcgatggcaaggaaagcgtttctgaagaagagaaatttgttaacatcgagtatagatttaaatgtcaggaagtcgtttcggaatgtatttgtgtggagtgtagccatgtatggaagtgaaacgtggacaataaatatcttagacacgaagagaatagaatctttcgaaatgtgggctacagaagaacgctgaagattagacgggtagaccacataactaatgagatgtattgaatagaattggagagaagagaaatttgtggcacaacttgactagaagaagggatcggttggtagggaatgttctgaggcatcaaggaatcaccaatttagtattggaggcagcgtgtagggtaaaaatcgtagagggagacgaagagatgaatacactaagcagattcagaaggatgtagattgcagtctgggagatgaagaagcttgcacaggatagagtagcatggagagctgcatctaaccggtcactggactgaagaccacaacaacaacatctcctaaACTACTGTATGTGGTAACATTACTTTTGCAGATTCATTTAGCTgcgtatgtggacactgtctgcaataTTTATTGTAAATACAGTTAGTggcacagaagtaatacatttaaaaatcATGCACGATGtcgtagtttttcacacatctcattgtctatgacgtcatattttCTAAACAATGATAgctaggtggttcttacccacatAGCGATTGTTGCcggacagtaagggatatgtttaccaaggttgaaatcggtccagtggtttagaaggagatgtggaaaacacacaaacaaatggttcaaatggctctgagcactatgggactcaacatctgaggtcatcagtcccctagaacttagaactacttaaaccaaactaacctaaggacatcacacacatccatgcccgaggcaggattcgaacctgcgaccgaagcattcgcgcggttccggattgaagcgcctagaaccgctcggtcaccgcggccggcacacacacacacacacacacacacacacacacacacacatatatatatatatatatatatatatatatatatatatatatatatatatagacttaaGAATGAGGGTATTCCTGACTTGTCCATTTGAAAGTAACCTCATTAACGCAGAGCATGGACACGTCCTGTGAAATGTGCCTGACACATACTTGATTCCTTCCAGTTCTACTGAGTTCGAAATCTATTGTCATATTCTGACGGTAAGCCCTTACTTtggtttactttattttgatgaagtCTCATGATGCTTTCTGTGCAGCCTCTGATCTCACGGGGTATCTTCTAGAAACAACATCCTCAATATACTCGGGTAGATAATCTAGTATTTGTGTACCCCTACAATTTTTCACCTCTACTATACCTTCTAAGATCGCGCTGAATGTTCCTGGGTGCAAGCTGACATCACATTACCGTGTCCTATCCTCTGATAAGGTTAGTCCACATGAGAAGATTATTATAAAGTCTTCGTTTCTTATACGCCATCTTAAGTTTTTAAGCttccacagcaccacatttcaacatgTTTCACCTCCAGAGCCATTGTTTTCTTCCACGCAgtcctgtgctccaaatgtacagaaaagaaaagaaaaagtcaaaTCCTGGTCGACAGTTAATACCGGTAGATTAATTCGTTCGAAAACCGCTTTCTTTTTCTGTTCTAATATGACTAGGTGTTAGTGTTAAACTGGTTCCTAGATAGCAAGATTCTCCTCCTTCTATAGTCATGATTTCCCCAGTGTTCAGCAAGTTACTATTATCTTTTCTAGTATATTTACGTTCTTATTTGTTATGCCCTTACCTTCTAGTTGTACATTTAATCGGTTCTGAAATCTTGTTATGAGCAACAATGGCGACAACCTGAAATCCAGTCTTATGGCTTTACCTTCCTCGACCTTCAATTTTATTTACTTCCGCTTGGTTTTGTACATATTTTGGGTTGCTCGTCTGTTTTGTATTTCAATCTCATTTCGTTCTTGATTGAGGTTAGAGGTTCTTTCTAGGATCACAAAAATGCATGAAACGTCGTGTTTTCACTTTTTTTCGTCGCGCTAGCAAGTGCGGCGTCAAAATTGGTTCTATCGTAATCTTCACTTTTCATAAGGTTTATTTTTCTCTCTAAGATAATAGTGCAGTGTCATTTCAGAAGGACAGCACTaacgaaagaaaaataattatctaAATTGTGGTTTAACCCACACCAGTTCGTGCCATAAACCTCTACTTAAAGGTTATGTGACAGCATACCACTAGGAGAAATTCACGCCAAATGCTGATTGTGGTAAGAAACATCACTGGAACTTTGATggtaaggagaaaaaaaaactggtgacgTCACAGTTCCTGCACCTCAGAGACTGCAACAGCTAGGGTGACTGGTTCATGAACCAAGTGAAAATCTTGAAACATTAGTCAGTTTTCTAAACAGTGTAGCTCAAAGAATAAGAGTTGCAAGTCCATGTAACGCTTATCATCTTTTAACATATCTTTTTGGAACATTTTGGTGTATTAACATCAGCTTTTGGTCTCACACGTTTTTCTAAATGGTATTTTGTGTTGCAAGTGATTTAGCCCTCTGGTAGCCACACCATCACTGCCAGGTGGGCAGAGTACATGACATTGGTTATCACTTGCGGATGTTTTATGAAAGGAGGTGTACAATACTGCCTTTCTCAAAGGACATaagttaataaatttttaaagattCCTCTGCTACTAAAATACAATAGAATTTTCTGAAGTTTTTGGCGAAGACCCATACAGAACTACTGCAACTAAGTCCAGAAATGTTAAAGGTAAAATAAAGAGTAAACTGACTGTATACACTAAGTGAACCAGCCATGATTTCCTCACAGGTTAGTCAACATCAGAGACTAAAAATGGATAAAAAACAAACGAGTGGGAACCAAATTCTGTT
This Schistocerca nitens isolate TAMUIC-IGC-003100 chromosome 1, iqSchNite1.1, whole genome shotgun sequence DNA region includes the following protein-coding sequences:
- the LOC126236283 gene encoding WAP four-disulfide core domain protein 2-like, which translates into the protein MSPSRLPLALLPLLLLAPLAAGAYEKPGACSPALPQLVCERTCAYDGHCPGQLKCCATTCGGAVCSQPVTRSREPLIMKAGMCPDPPPRKPWVCSNRCSLDGDCRGPLKCCRSACGGLACLPPAYPEEPLLYY